A single genomic interval of Candidatus Bathyarchaeum sp. harbors:
- a CDS encoding aminodeoxychorismate/anthranilate synthase component II, which produces MKVLVIDNYDSFVYNLVQYIGEMGGDPVVYRNDKLTVQQAMELNPERIVISPGPGTPEDPHYFGVCSGVLKEMSSKIPTLGVCLGNQGIISVFGGKVVRANRLMHGKTSIIKHDGKGLFEGVKNPFTATRYHSLVGEKCSIPLCIEITAKSADDGEIMAVRHKEYPISGVQFHPESILCEDGKKIVKNFLEGRNSK; this is translated from the coding sequence ATGAAAGTGCTAGTTATCGACAACTATGATTCCTTTGTTTACAACTTGGTCCAATACATCGGAGAGATGGGAGGCGACCCCGTAGTTTATAGAAACGATAAGTTGACAGTACAGCAAGCCATGGAACTCAACCCTGAACGCATAGTAATTTCTCCAGGTCCAGGAACCCCAGAAGACCCTCACTACTTTGGAGTTTGTTCTGGAGTGCTAAAAGAGATGAGTAGTAAAATTCCCACATTGGGTGTTTGTCTGGGAAACCAAGGCATAATTTCGGTTTTTGGCGGAAAAGTTGTTCGGGCTAATCGTTTGATGCATGGAAAAACAAGCATAATAAAACATGATGGAAAAGGTTTGTTTGAAGGAGTGAAAAATCCGTTTACGGCAACTCGCTATCATTCTCTTGTTGGAGAAAAATGTTCCATTCCGTTGTGCATTGAAATAACCGCAAAATCAGCTGACGATGGGGAGATTATGGCTGTTCGTCACAAGGAATATCCAATAAGTGGTGTTCAGTTCCATCCGGAATCTATACTGTGTGAAGACGGAAAAAAAATCGTCAAGAACTTTCTTGAAGGAAGAAATTCAAAATGA
- a CDS encoding preprotein translocase subunit Sec61beta: MSGRKKRNEGARMPAQGAGLLRFFEEDTRGVKVKPEIAVIMAVALIVVSILGPVFFA; this comes from the coding sequence ATGAGTGGACGAAAGAAACGAAACGAGGGTGCCCGTATGCCTGCTCAAGGTGCTGGGCTTTTGCGATTCTTTGAAGAGGACACTCGAGGTGTTAAAGTCAAGCCAGAAATTGCTGTTATAATGGCTGTTGCTCTTATTGTTGTGAGCATTTTGGGTCCAGTATTTTTTGCGTAA
- a CDS encoding indole-3-glycerol phosphate synthase TrpC → MSDCLDKLAQDAKETVAEGYYEVSAKDSICSVSLKQAVIKQNQNPVISEVKAASPTRGTIKTDFDPAEIAKAMKKGGATGLSVLTEPKHFKGSLSYLAKVRDTVKLPILMKDIILDHVQIEAGSKLGANVVLLIKALFDRGHCENSLEDMVAFAHSKNLEVLLETHNESEFESALQTEADLVGINNRDLRTLEVDIKTTEKILKNVKTKNKIVVSESGITVPSEVVFLRDCGADAFLIGSSIMMSDDLEKTVKEFVTAQ, encoded by the coding sequence ATGTCTGATTGTCTTGACAAGCTAGCACAGGATGCCAAAGAAACTGTTGCAGAAGGATACTACGAAGTTTCAGCAAAGGACAGTATCTGTTCGGTTAGTCTCAAACAAGCAGTAATCAAACAAAACCAAAACCCGGTAATTTCTGAAGTAAAAGCTGCCTCACCAACCAGAGGAACAATAAAAACAGACTTCGATCCAGCAGAAATCGCAAAAGCCATGAAAAAAGGTGGAGCAACTGGTTTGTCTGTTTTGACTGAACCTAAGCACTTCAAGGGTTCCCTTAGTTATTTAGCCAAAGTCAGAGATACAGTAAAGCTACCAATTCTAATGAAAGACATAATCCTAGACCACGTGCAAATTGAAGCGGGGTCTAAACTTGGGGCAAACGTTGTTTTGTTAATTAAAGCCCTTTTTGACAGAGGCCATTGTGAAAACAGCTTAGAAGACATGGTTGCCTTCGCGCATTCAAAGAATCTTGAAGTTTTATTGGAAACACATAACGAATCAGAGTTTGAATCTGCACTCCAAACTGAAGCAGATTTGGTTGGAATCAACAATCGCGACTTAAGAACGTTGGAAGTTGACATTAAAACGACTGAGAAAATCCTGAAAAATGTTAAAACAAAAAACAAGATTGTCGTCAGTGAAAGTGGGATAACGGTACCTTCTGAGGTTGTTTTTCTGCGTGATTGTGGCGCTGATGCTTTTTTAATTGGTTCTTCGATTATGATGTCGGATGACCTAGAAAAAACGGTTAAGGAGTTTGTTACCGCCCAATGA
- a CDS encoding DUF2070 family protein produces the protein MTEESTNQKYIDKIVDRYSQLFTLPSTRKLAIYFTVIGLHGGVISLLALDLSLDGFLNGLLFGATFILLTFFSDLLIKATTMKNDPIFTLRRCSAMSFFSSLVWFAILLLGALISAVLGAPTLWMRFFFLGFGGSLILRLLVYSVVSFSGFAGSHFAALLQPFLGLLPLYFVISIIGFLPQTQFLLFVFVPVCVAVVTVQLFKYFMDREGTGSLGIGSSALFKAFLANWMEDLVAPLENYFEKMGTLEDVKVSLLTFRTKEKLKAAIIVPAVHPGPFKNLGSSLLPSLIKTAVQDKHGCVVCAPHGLVGHELDVASQAHNQRVVDCIVEFLGESSSCSKATPMVRTEFKDAKVSCQLFGDCAFVTLTTAPKTIEDLPPELEEFLSKEAKKRGLNVLPIDAHNSMGGEFDQKQAVSFFSEASVACFEKALKSSESSFRVGASTVMPSEFSVRDGMGAGGISVLVTEVDSQKVAYVIIDGNNMVSGLRDKILFEIKTLGIDDGEVLTTDTHSVCGLTRSARGYNLVGEAVDHAKLIGYIKDAVFEALRNLEPVTASWRTETINAVKVIGDQQITELTVLADKTTECVKRVAVVLFPSASLILTALLLFLL, from the coding sequence TTGACCGAAGAATCAACCAACCAAAAATACATTGATAAAATAGTTGACCGCTATTCGCAGTTGTTCACTTTGCCGTCTACCCGTAAACTTGCCATATATTTTACGGTAATCGGGCTGCATGGAGGGGTTATTTCGTTACTGGCGTTAGACTTGTCGTTGGATGGTTTTCTTAACGGGTTACTTTTTGGGGCAACTTTTATTCTTTTAACCTTTTTTTCGGACCTGCTAATCAAAGCAACAACCATGAAAAACGACCCAATTTTCACCTTACGCCGATGTTCGGCAATGTCTTTTTTTTCGTCACTGGTTTGGTTTGCAATTCTTCTATTAGGAGCACTAATTAGTGCCGTTCTTGGGGCTCCTACCCTTTGGATGCGTTTCTTCTTTCTTGGATTTGGGGGCTCCCTTATCCTTCGGTTACTTGTTTATTCTGTAGTTTCCTTTTCTGGGTTTGCAGGATCACATTTTGCTGCTTTGTTGCAGCCTTTTTTGGGTTTGCTTCCGTTGTATTTTGTAATTTCTATCATTGGGTTTTTGCCCCAGACACAATTTTTGTTGTTTGTTTTTGTTCCGGTTTGTGTTGCCGTGGTTACTGTTCAGCTTTTCAAGTATTTCATGGACCGTGAAGGCACGGGAAGCCTTGGGATTGGGTCTTCTGCTTTGTTTAAAGCCTTTTTAGCCAACTGGATGGAAGACTTGGTTGCTCCTTTGGAGAACTATTTTGAAAAAATGGGGACTTTAGAAGACGTTAAAGTTTCTTTGTTAACGTTTAGAACCAAAGAAAAACTAAAAGCGGCAATTATTGTTCCTGCTGTTCATCCGGGGCCTTTTAAGAATCTTGGGAGCAGTCTTTTGCCATCTTTGATTAAAACCGCCGTTCAGGACAAACATGGTTGTGTTGTTTGTGCTCCTCATGGTTTAGTTGGTCACGAACTAGATGTTGCTTCGCAGGCTCATAATCAACGGGTTGTGGATTGTATTGTTGAGTTTTTGGGAGAATCTTCTAGTTGCTCAAAGGCTACCCCCATGGTTAGAACCGAATTCAAGGATGCCAAAGTTAGTTGTCAGCTTTTTGGGGATTGTGCCTTTGTTACGTTAACGACTGCGCCAAAAACCATTGAAGATTTGCCTCCTGAACTTGAAGAATTTCTTTCCAAGGAAGCAAAAAAGCGAGGGTTGAATGTTCTTCCCATTGATGCCCACAATAGCATGGGGGGTGAATTTGACCAAAAACAGGCGGTTTCTTTTTTCAGTGAAGCTTCAGTTGCCTGTTTTGAAAAAGCCTTGAAATCCAGTGAATCATCTTTTCGTGTTGGCGCTTCTACAGTTATGCCTTCTGAGTTTTCTGTTCGTGACGGAATGGGTGCAGGAGGCATCAGCGTGCTTGTAACGGAAGTTGATTCCCAAAAAGTAGCGTATGTGATTATCGACGGAAATAACATGGTTTCGGGGCTAAGGGACAAAATTCTTTTCGAAATAAAGACTCTGGGCATAGATGATGGAGAAGTTCTGACCACTGACACTCATTCCGTGTGTGGACTAACACGCAGTGCCCGTGGATACAATCTAGTTGGTGAGGCAGTTGACCACGCTAAACTCATTGGGTACATCAAGGATGCTGTTTTTGAAGCGTTACGTAACCTTGAGCCTGTTACTGCGTCGTGGCGCACGGAAACGATTAATGCCGTGAAGGTTATTGGTGACCAGCAAATTACTGAATTAACTGTTTTGGCTGATAAAACCACAGAATGCGTTAAACGAGTTGCAGTGGTTCTGTTTCCTTCTGCTTCACTAATTCTGACAGCTCTTCTGCTTTTTCTTCTTTAA
- the trpE gene encoding anthranilate synthase component I has protein sequence MKIKKLSFKKSPLDIFSKIYSQYDDTYILESIEGPKKLSQYSFIGFSPAATITIKNGKSTTLNKRVGDKQTENVEEPLSAIAKTLKSLPGFLDQRFVGGAVGYIGYDAVRYWEKLPEKTVDDQKFPDVKVGIFDDGIIYDHRNQQAFYYYINENRLEEINKQLKEDTKENLECKQLGVNISKEKFEDAVEAAKEYVTAGDIFQVVLSKRYDFEIKGSLIGVYRNLRKINPSPYMYFVKSGEHQIVGSSPEMLARVENRKVETFPIAGTRPHVKDPKENKRLTDELLADPKERAEHVMLVDLGRNDIGKVSKFGSVHLPEFMQVHQYSHVQHIVSRVVGDLKDECNAYNALRAVFPAGTVSGAPKVRAMEIIEELEPTRRGPYAGAVGYFSYNGNADFAITIRTLVANGEKAYLQVGAGIVADSVPENEWFETEHKGRALMKALEVSESEKQ, from the coding sequence TTGAAGATCAAGAAATTATCCTTTAAGAAATCTCCTTTAGACATTTTTTCGAAAATTTACAGCCAATATGATGACACATACATTCTTGAGTCCATTGAAGGCCCCAAGAAACTTTCCCAATATTCTTTTATTGGGTTTAGCCCCGCAGCAACTATAACAATAAAAAATGGGAAATCAACGACTTTAAACAAAAGAGTGGGGGATAAACAAACAGAGAATGTTGAAGAGCCGTTATCAGCCATAGCAAAAACGCTAAAATCTTTGCCAGGATTTTTGGATCAACGATTTGTAGGAGGAGCGGTTGGGTACATTGGATATGATGCTGTTAGATATTGGGAGAAATTGCCAGAAAAGACAGTAGATGACCAAAAGTTTCCTGACGTTAAAGTTGGAATTTTTGATGATGGAATAATCTATGACCATAGAAACCAGCAAGCCTTCTACTATTACATAAACGAAAACAGATTGGAAGAAATCAACAAACAACTAAAAGAAGACACCAAAGAAAATTTAGAGTGTAAACAACTAGGAGTTAATATTTCCAAAGAAAAGTTTGAAGATGCTGTAGAAGCAGCTAAAGAATACGTAACTGCTGGAGACATTTTTCAGGTTGTTCTTTCTAAGCGTTATGATTTTGAAATTAAAGGTAGCTTGATTGGAGTTTACCGTAACCTTCGCAAAATAAACCCTTCACCTTACATGTATTTTGTAAAATCTGGGGAACATCAAATCGTTGGCTCCAGCCCCGAAATGCTTGCAAGAGTTGAAAACAGAAAAGTTGAAACATTTCCAATCGCAGGAACCCGACCCCACGTAAAAGACCCAAAAGAAAACAAACGCCTGACAGATGAACTGCTAGCAGACCCAAAAGAAAGAGCTGAACATGTGATGCTCGTGGATTTGGGCAGAAACGACATCGGGAAAGTTTCCAAGTTTGGCAGTGTTCATCTTCCAGAATTCATGCAAGTGCATCAATACAGTCATGTCCAGCACATTGTCTCACGAGTTGTAGGCGACTTAAAAGATGAATGCAACGCCTATAACGCCTTAAGAGCTGTTTTTCCAGCAGGAACAGTTTCTGGAGCACCGAAAGTTAGGGCAATGGAAATAATCGAAGAGTTAGAACCAACAAGAAGAGGACCATATGCCGGTGCCGTAGGTTATTTTTCATATAATGGGAACGCAGATTTCGCCATTACAATCAGAACTTTGGTTGCAAATGGAGAAAAGGCATACCTGCAAGTGGGTGCAGGAATTGTTGCAGATTCTGTACCAGAAAACGAATGGTTTGAAACAGAGCACAAAGGACGTGCCCTAATGAAAGCCTTGGAAGTTTCAGAAAGTGAAAAACAATGA
- the trpD gene encoding anthranilate phosphoribosyltransferase, with product MIKESLQKVINGAELTYEESTAVMKEIMSGEATNAQIGAFLTALRIKGETTTELTGFTRVMKQCCNQIHPKVRGRLVDTCGTGGDKVKTFNISTTAAFVVAGADIPVAKHGNRSVTSKCGSADVLEGLGLNLNVEPKTVEKAIEQVGVGFMFAPAFHPAMKYAIGPRRELGIRTVFNVLGPLTNPADAKAQLLGVYDAKLTEPLANSLKSLGSEEAMVVHGLDGLDEISTIGKTQISWLRNNKVTTTEMSPKDLGVKQTKLKDIEGVTPEKSAELMFKLLFGIIDSDDPKREIVQINGASAIIVGGKADKFDYGIEVAKESIESGKAYRKLKELVKFSGGDLTKLEELETKHV from the coding sequence ATGATCAAAGAGAGCCTGCAAAAAGTCATCAATGGTGCCGAGTTGACGTATGAGGAGTCAACAGCGGTCATGAAAGAAATAATGTCAGGCGAGGCAACAAACGCTCAGATTGGGGCTTTTTTGACGGCTCTTAGAATTAAAGGAGAAACAACTACAGAACTCACGGGTTTCACAAGAGTAATGAAACAATGTTGTAACCAAATACATCCCAAAGTCAGAGGCAGACTAGTTGACACTTGTGGAACGGGCGGAGATAAAGTTAAAACCTTCAACATCAGCACAACTGCAGCCTTTGTTGTTGCAGGGGCAGATATTCCAGTGGCAAAACACGGGAACAGATCAGTAACCAGCAAATGCGGCAGCGCCGACGTTCTGGAAGGATTGGGACTTAACCTTAACGTAGAACCCAAAACAGTCGAAAAGGCAATTGAACAAGTCGGAGTGGGTTTCATGTTTGCGCCTGCGTTTCATCCAGCAATGAAATATGCCATTGGTCCACGCAGAGAACTTGGCATAAGAACCGTTTTCAATGTTCTTGGACCTTTAACTAATCCGGCAGACGCCAAAGCCCAACTGTTGGGGGTTTACGACGCCAAACTTACAGAGCCTCTAGCTAATTCTCTAAAAAGCCTTGGCAGTGAAGAAGCCATGGTTGTTCATGGTCTGGATGGCTTGGATGAAATTTCAACCATTGGGAAAACCCAGATTTCGTGGTTAAGAAACAATAAAGTTACAACAACAGAAATGTCTCCCAAGGATCTTGGGGTGAAACAGACTAAACTAAAAGACATTGAAGGAGTTACGCCAGAAAAAAGCGCAGAGTTAATGTTCAAACTCTTGTTTGGCATAATTGATTCTGATGACCCTAAACGGGAAATTGTGCAAATTAATGGTGCATCAGCAATTATTGTTGGAGGAAAAGCTGACAAGTTTGATTACGGAATTGAAGTAGCAAAAGAATCCATTGAGAGCGGCAAGGCATACCGGAAACTTAAGGAGCTTGTCAAATTTTCGGGTGGCGATCTAACTAAGCTTGAAGAGTTGGAAACAAAACATGTCTGA